A window of the Nitrosopumilus ureiphilus genome harbors these coding sequences:
- a CDS encoding fibronectin type III domain-containing protein, producing MLSSKLLILLFAILLLVPPLGPISVSAQSSDPFSSNFVEVSVRVNASSDDAEEDAEGGNSGDMSRTSSDLELTEDDGDKQIIGIRFNDISIPQGATIISAGIQFTVDETDDDVTNLEIRGEAADDSLTFSNVDNDISDRAVTSAFVSWSPVEWDTVGESGDDQKTPDMSSVVQEIVNRDGWSSGNSVTFVVTGTGHRTAASYDGSSSQAPLLNIQYTQDLTVPGTPTNLSATPGNSQVSLSWTAPTDDGGSAILNYVVEYSTDNFGTFTTLTSTTIALNISDLINGQQYQFRVYAENSVGRSNVSNTASATPSAPPSSPTSLTATRGNSQVSLSWNTPSDDGGFAITDYIIQFSIDEINWTTFADGINTATSATVTGLTNGQQYSFRVSAVNSVGTGNPSNLATATPATVPGAPTQLLATRGNEKANLVWFTSNNGGATITDFVIEYSLDGTNWLIFDDGISSKTSATVTDLTNGQQYQFRVSAVNAVGKSVPSNISATTPATVPIAPTNLSVILSDQKVNLSWTAPTNNGGDPINDYLVEYSVNNFVWILYPDEVVPATATEVIVENLINGQSYFFRVRAANSVGIGLLSDSVGTTPATVPGTPTSLTAIRGNSQVSVTWLAPADNGGSKITDYIIEYRLGNSAWETFADGTSTTTSATVTGLTNGQPYSFRVSAVNSVGTGNPSNITTATPATVPGTPTNLSSTPGNSQVSLSWTAPSNGGSPITDYIIQFSKDGVKWNTFADGTSTATSATVPNLTNGIPYSFRVSAVNSVGTGSVSNTTTVTPATTPGIPTSIATIPADSQITLSWTAPSNGGSPITDYIIDFSSDGGSNWTTFEDGTSSNTSATVTGLTNGVQYSFRVSAVNFAGTGTTSNVVIASPVTVSTFPTALTAKAISSTQIELSWTAPVETGGAEITGYQIERQTGSASFEILVADTGSANTAYSDVGLSAGITYTYRISAITPIGVGVPSGTASATTLAVPEPPTNILTTADNAEITLTWTPPNAGELAITDYVVQFSTDGSNWTTFEDGTSANTSATVTGLTNGQEYSFRIFAVNSLGTGNASAIIAETPFTIPASPVGLAAKRGPNDATLSWTTSSDNGRPIVDYIAQFSTDGITWNTFNDGTSIDTSIKITGLVTGKSYKFRVVSENIAGPSPPSNIATATPATTPGIPINLVAIRGDPAITLTWNPPTSNGGSPITTYVVEISDDDFLTKKNILSASPTLTITDLKTGVNFQFKVRSVNTVGSSLPTSAVSISVFDRPVLDSSLSATAGDRQVKITWGKPANDNGSPITDYRVDRRTVINGVPIDTPLPSQNVIFNRDNLSSLTELLVIGLENGKSYALKVIPINAAGPARTTSVINVIPHATVRANEPALVQNEGLVNTEDIKKLEAKGLKNEYIPSSSVISSENFDLYDKSYNQNMEFTNSTTLESVDRPKDLVSEFAVQKYTPPTELQSGVVWSVPPAIIGLDDAFEITSPTTFVPSPPTNLLTTSGTSGVIPLSWSEPSDNGNAVITGYLIEYAIDGNWFTVSPISDTTSFIIPDLVNGQEYRIRVSAINSAGVSAPSVVSVATPYTVPKIPVDVTITPGNSQVLLSWTAPSSNGGSPITDYIIDYSSDGGSNWTTFEDGTSTDTSATVTGLTNGVQYSFRVSAVNSAGSGAVSVTASDTPFAISTKPYGLSATAISSTRIDLNWQKPDDTGGLEIIGYRVDRNISGGFFDTINENTGNADTTYVDADLSAGVDYSYKVYAITTAGTSQPSGTTSARTFDVPSPPSKLSVSASIDCLQLSWNLPENDGNQPITGYKIDRKSPTTSFETIVDDTKNTSTIYCDGGLVAGTTYTYIVYAINAVGVSGASDIASGTAIGSPSAPLSLSAEVRKNKVQLTWVAPFNNGGSPITDYIVQYKQKSDSSWSTFNDGVGTSTSTVVTELQNNISYSFRIFAVNNIGTGLASTVVTATPSTPGSTAAYNIESIPSGLDVFLPHNAGDTLDNGGKISGVKIKPNETLDSLFMTSTFLKNPPSGVTPSADMYLKFELDFITQTETSATVPQRVINLSATSPQASQVNLSWSAPADGGASITGYKIETSTDQQTWNIVLANTKSPSTNYIDTGKNNGITHYYRVSAINDKGTGLPSLPSSTTPIDVPSAPLNVITTPDNSQVSLSWTAPADNGGSPITDYLIHFSLDRDSWIPFNDGVNTATSTVIPNLTNGQEYTFRIFAVNRAGTTNHSNLVSEIPLSVADRPTSLIATPTSSSEINLSWNAPTETGGSQITGYVIEQRIGDDPEWIVLVNDTNSTETTYSDSDLFAGATYFYRVSSITAAGSSSPSVAAQATTYSVPDAPVRLSVNTLDARISLSWFTPSDDGGLPIIDYIVEYSTNGGTTWKPWVRGQSTNTSTTLFGSAIQHGVTYDLRVSAANSLGSGPPSNVVQATPLTVPTSPRSLSAATPGLGEIILSWTAPSSNGGSPITDYKIRYSDDDGASFTLFSDGVGTATTATVTGLTDGVTYVFTVSAVNSVGQGSATISSPVESGSTETGSTEGLFESIEIAVTMGPIENSVHPVIPANSKNPNIVCPDIQIFFIDDDNETVFEGISVIRDPAGDTASLCAYVVTLQHFSVYGIKPVVRTSSSSDAISTGLGSGNVPLPPNITGMSMYSFEEPTINENGQLVFRKLGSYVPLETFDDTKPTVSLLANESSQFALRIVDPNGPNFTSHVGLYMNLHGGIDKSQSDTYITWQKGDIVVIEDAQGFMKDVDVTTRHEGNVLWVLFNVDFVKPMDVSDILIDVWNEHKASSTKIARNVLQVVDVIPDLVQLEAGSDDVLQSTKFYVVESVDRNCDNCAAPFDIEINKNSIVWKNASPDIRTVISGDQIKGFDGNFKSSFILKDNSYSTKFSKSGYYTYYDILDDNFAGTMIVDLGSAPITDSRLFETPSMPFGYVPARIIASSEKGTLNADFTTDGVIELFGKIHNVNTRQVVLLDISKPDSSVETLKITSTDEGQYGLVMDISESWKPGLYTITATTHEQLGILYMLFDGKNIVPKFTTVISDIESRSVIDDVALSPLHLKHVESLSKGGKLLEIEGSLDLDFNRVDLYLETPDGVVENHGALLNSKNYYWVPITKSEWAPGDYEVTLAVQGNKILSESFSVSEPVISKTDLELAFESERLSRPISAITTSIESEITLPRFDVDVRHNEVSTSSDIGEFNVNIPDINVLRDSMFFSGKVNPLEKQRGFVDISLTRPNGEIDLLTTPITRNGNFETQLLESWQTGEYLIDAEYGGNTIGSVVFYLGETAEKIQSELCDGDNCSSITPKSKVIESKVFATVDWYNPIIVDISGIISDFDSGGKIEILIIKPDNTVAKLKITPSATGEFNVPALYNERWTDGTYTVVVLYQGHELSRDTFSR from the coding sequence TGGCAACTCCCAAGTCTCACTATCTTGGAATACTCCATCTGATGATGGCGGATTTGCAATCACTGATTACATAATCCAATTTAGTATCGACGAAATAAACTGGACAACATTTGCTGATGGCATAAATACTGCCACATCTGCTACTGTCACCGGTCTAACAAACGGCCAACAGTACTCATTTAGAGTCTCTGCAGTAAACTCTGTCGGAACCGGTAATCCATCTAATCTGGCCACTGCAACCCCTGCCACAGTACCTGGTGCCCCAACACAATTATTGGCAACTAGAGGAAATGAAAAAGCAAACTTGGTTTGGTTTACATCAAACAACGGTGGTGCAACCATAACTGACTTTGTTATTGAGTATAGTCTTGATGGAACAAACTGGCTTATTTTTGATGATGGCATATCATCTAAAACATCTGCAACAGTTACCGACCTGACAAACGGCCAACAATACCAATTCCGTGTTTCTGCAGTTAATGCTGTAGGAAAAAGCGTACCTTCAAACATATCTGCAACAACTCCTGCCACAGTACCTATAGCACCTACTAATCTTTCAGTAATACTGTCTGATCAAAAAGTGAATCTAAGTTGGACTGCACCAACAAATAATGGCGGTGATCCAATAAACGATTATCTGGTAGAATATAGTGTGAATAACTTTGTTTGGATATTATATCCTGATGAAGTCGTCCCTGCAACTGCTACTGAAGTTATTGTGGAGAATCTCATTAACGGCCAATCTTATTTCTTCCGTGTACGGGCAGCAAACTCCGTAGGAATTGGCTTGCTATCTGATTCTGTTGGTACAACTCCTGCCACAGTACCTGGCACACCTACATCTCTTACTGCAATCCGTGGCAACTCCCAAGTTTCAGTTACATGGTTGGCACCAGCAGACAACGGCGGCTCCAAAATAACGGATTATATCATTGAATATCGTCTTGGTAATTCTGCATGGGAAACCTTTGCAGATGGAACAAGCACCACTACATCTGCTACTGTCACCGGTCTGACAAACGGCCAGCCATACTCATTTAGAGTCTCTGCAGTAAACTCTGTCGGAACCGGTAATCCATCTAACATAACCACTGCAACCCCTGCCACAGTACCTGGCACACCAACAAACCTCTCATCTACTCCCGGCAACTCCCAGGTCTCACTATCCTGGACTGCACCATCAAACGGCGGCTCCCCAATCACTGATTACATCATACAATTCAGCAAAGATGGTGTCAAATGGAACACATTTGCAGATGGAACAAGCACCGCTACGTCTGCAACTGTTCCTAACCTGACTAACGGTATTCCTTATTCATTCCGTGTCTCTGCAGTAAACTCTGTCGGAACAGGTTCTGTTTCTAATACTACTACTGTCACTCCTGCAACTACCCCTGGCATTCCTACAAGTATTGCAACTATACCTGCAGATTCTCAGATTACATTATCCTGGACTGCACCATCAAACGGCGGCTCCCCAATCACTGATTACATCATAGACTTTTCCTCTGATGGCGGCTCCAACTGGACAACGTTTGAGGACGGCACAAGTTCAAATACGTCTGCTACTGTCACCGGTCTGACCAACGGAGTTCAGTACTCATTTAGGGTCTCTGCAGTGAATTTTGCAGGTACGGGAACTACATCTAATGTTGTCATTGCATCCCCAGTTACAGTGTCCACATTCCCTACAGCATTAACTGCTAAAGCTATCTCTTCCACACAAATTGAATTGTCATGGACTGCACCCGTTGAAACAGGAGGTGCAGAGATAACAGGATATCAAATTGAAAGACAAACCGGGTCTGCTTCATTTGAAATTCTTGTTGCAGACACTGGATCTGCAAACACTGCCTACAGCGATGTGGGTCTTTCTGCTGGAATCACATACACATACAGAATATCTGCTATAACTCCTATCGGCGTTGGAGTTCCTTCAGGTACTGCAAGTGCAACTACTCTTGCGGTTCCAGAACCTCCAACCAATATTCTAACCACTGCTGATAATGCAGAGATTACTCTAACGTGGACTCCTCCAAATGCGGGCGAGTTGGCAATTACTGATTATGTTGTACAGTTTAGTACTGATGGCTCCAACTGGACAACATTTGAGGACGGCACAAGTGCAAATACTTCTGCTACTGTCACCGGTCTGACCAACGGTCAAGAATACTCATTCCGCATATTTGCAGTCAATTCCCTTGGAACTGGTAATGCATCTGCTATAATTGCTGAAACTCCGTTCACAATCCCTGCTTCGCCTGTGGGCCTCGCCGCAAAACGTGGTCCTAACGATGCAACATTGTCTTGGACGACATCATCTGATAATGGACGCCCAATCGTTGATTATATTGCACAGTTTAGTACTGATGGCATCACTTGGAACACGTTTAATGACGGCACAAGTATCGATACATCTATAAAAATTACTGGACTTGTTACTGGAAAATCTTACAAGTTTAGAGTTGTATCTGAAAACATAGCTGGCCCAAGTCCTCCCTCTAATATTGCCACTGCAACTCCTGCTACAACTCCTGGCATTCCAATCAATCTTGTTGCAATACGAGGAGATCCAGCAATTACTCTAACTTGGAATCCACCTACGTCAAACGGTGGCTCCCCAATCACAACATATGTTGTAGAGATATCTGATGATGACTTTTTGACCAAGAAAAACATATTGAGTGCATCACCTACTTTAACAATAACTGATCTAAAAACAGGAGTCAATTTCCAGTTTAAAGTAAGATCTGTTAATACTGTTGGATCTAGTCTGCCAACATCTGCAGTCAGTATATCTGTATTTGACAGACCCGTGTTGGATTCATCTCTTAGTGCAACTGCAGGTGATAGACAAGTAAAGATTACATGGGGCAAACCTGCAAATGACAATGGCTCCCCAATCACTGATTATCGTGTGGATAGGAGAACTGTGATAAACGGAGTTCCTATAGATACTCCACTGCCATCACAAAATGTTATTTTTAACAGGGACAATCTCTCCTCACTTACTGAACTTCTTGTAATCGGACTTGAAAATGGAAAATCATACGCACTAAAAGTCATTCCAATAAATGCTGCAGGTCCGGCACGAACTACTAGTGTAATTAACGTAATTCCACACGCCACTGTTCGTGCTAATGAACCTGCACTTGTTCAAAATGAGGGGCTTGTTAATACTGAAGATATTAAAAAACTAGAGGCAAAAGGATTGAAAAATGAATATATTCCATCTTCAAGCGTTATTTCCTCTGAAAACTTTGATCTTTATGATAAATCATATAATCAGAACATGGAATTCACTAACTCTACCACTCTTGAATCCGTTGACAGACCAAAAGATCTTGTATCTGAATTTGCGGTTCAAAAATACACTCCGCCAACTGAATTGCAATCTGGAGTAGTTTGGTCTGTTCCTCCTGCAATAATAGGACTGGATGATGCATTTGAAATTACATCTCCGACCACATTTGTTCCATCTCCACCTACAAACTTGCTGACAACATCAGGCACATCTGGCGTAATACCTCTGTCATGGTCTGAACCATCTGATAATGGAAATGCTGTAATCACAGGATATCTTATTGAATATGCAATAGATGGTAATTGGTTTACTGTAAGCCCTATATCTGATACTACATCCTTCATCATACCTGATCTAGTCAATGGCCAAGAATACCGCATACGTGTATCTGCCATCAATTCTGCAGGCGTTAGTGCGCCTTCTGTTGTGTCTGTTGCAACTCCATATACTGTTCCAAAAATACCTGTTGATGTAACTATAACTCCAGGTAACTCCCAGGTACTCCTATCATGGACTGCCCCCTCAAGTAACGGCGGCTCCCCAATCACTGATTACATCATAGACTATTCCTCTGATGGCGGTTCCAACTGGACAACGTTTGAGGACGGCACAAGTACAGATACATCTGCTACTGTCACCGGTCTGACAAACGGAGTTCAGTATTCATTTAGAGTCTCTGCAGTAAACTCTGCAGGATCTGGCGCTGTCTCTGTTACTGCCAGTGACACTCCTTTTGCCATATCTACCAAACCTTATGGATTGTCTGCGACTGCTATATCTTCCACAAGAATTGATCTTAATTGGCAAAAACCCGATGATACTGGCGGATTGGAAATTATTGGATATCGTGTTGATAGAAATATTTCTGGCGGCTTTTTTGATACCATTAATGAGAATACTGGCAATGCCGATACAACATATGTTGATGCTGATCTTTCTGCAGGGGTTGATTACTCATACAAAGTGTATGCAATCACAACAGCTGGAACAAGTCAGCCCTCTGGAACTACATCTGCACGTACTTTTGATGTTCCATCACCTCCATCCAAACTATCAGTATCTGCAAGCATAGATTGTCTACAATTATCTTGGAATTTGCCTGAAAATGATGGCAACCAGCCTATCACGGGATATAAGATTGATCGTAAATCCCCTACCACATCATTTGAAACCATTGTAGATGATACAAAGAACACATCTACGATATACTGTGATGGTGGTTTGGTTGCTGGAACGACCTATACTTATATCGTATATGCAATTAATGCTGTTGGGGTTAGTGGTGCATCTGATATTGCAAGTGGTACTGCCATTGGCTCTCCTAGTGCACCCCTTTCACTATCTGCAGAAGTAAGAAAGAACAAAGTCCAGCTTACTTGGGTTGCACCCTTCAACAACGGCGGCTCCCCAATCACTGACTATATCGTACAGTATAAACAAAAAAGTGATTCATCATGGTCTACATTTAATGACGGTGTTGGAACCTCTACATCTACAGTTGTCACAGAACTCCAAAACAACATATCATATTCATTTAGAATCTTTGCAGTAAATAACATTGGAACTGGTTTGGCATCTACAGTAGTTACTGCCACTCCTTCAACACCTGGTTCTACTGCCGCATATAATATTGAATCAATCCCAAGTGGTTTGGATGTCTTTTTGCCTCACAATGCAGGTGACACACTTGATAATGGGGGAAAGATATCTGGTGTCAAAATCAAACCAAACGAAACATTAGATTCTCTATTCATGACATCTACGTTCCTCAAGAACCCTCCTTCAGGAGTTACACCATCTGCTGACATGTATCTTAAATTTGAACTTGACTTTATAACACAAACTGAGACGAGTGCGACTGTTCCTCAACGCGTAATCAACCTGTCTGCAACATCTCCACAAGCATCCCAAGTTAATTTGTCTTGGAGTGCCCCTGCTGATGGGGGTGCGTCAATAACTGGATACAAGATAGAGACAAGTACTGATCAGCAAACCTGGAATATTGTTCTTGCAAATACAAAATCTCCATCTACTAACTATATTGACACTGGAAAGAATAATGGAATTACTCATTATTACCGTGTATCTGCAATAAATGACAAAGGAACTGGGCTTCCATCATTACCTTCAAGCACTACGCCAATAGATGTGCCATCAGCACCATTAAACGTAATCACTACTCCTGACAACTCCCAGGTCTCCCTATCCTGGACTGCACCAGCAGACAACGGCGGCTCCCCAATCACTGATTATCTGATCCACTTTAGCCTTGATCGTGATTCGTGGATTCCATTCAATGACGGTGTGAATACTGCAACCAGTACTGTCATTCCTAATTTGACCAACGGCCAAGAGTACACTTTCCGCATCTTTGCAGTAAATAGGGCAGGTACTACAAACCATTCCAATTTGGTCAGTGAAATTCCACTTTCAGTTGCAGACAGACCCACGTCCCTCATCGCAACTCCGACATCATCTAGTGAAATCAACCTGTCTTGGAATGCTCCTACTGAAACAGGCGGTTCACAAATTACAGGATATGTGATTGAGCAAAGAATTGGCGATGATCCAGAATGGATAGTGCTTGTAAATGATACAAACTCTACAGAAACAACATATTCTGATTCTGATTTGTTTGCAGGTGCTACGTATTTTTACAGGGTATCTTCAATCACTGCTGCAGGTTCAAGCAGTCCTTCTGTTGCCGCACAGGCAACCACATATTCCGTTCCTGATGCACCAGTTAGGCTCTCTGTAAATACCCTTGATGCAAGAATCAGCCTCTCGTGGTTTACACCTTCTGATGACGGCGGATTACCAATAATTGATTATATTGTAGAATATAGTACCAACGGCGGCACCACATGGAAACCATGGGTAAGGGGGCAAAGTACAAACACTTCTACCACATTATTTGGAAGCGCCATTCAACATGGAGTTACATATGATCTAAGAGTCTCTGCAGCAAATTCGCTTGGAAGTGGTCCTCCTTCTAATGTTGTTCAGGCAACTCCGCTCACAGTTCCCACATCACCAAGATCACTGTCTGCTGCAACCCCTGGCCTAGGAGAGATCATTCTCTCATGGACTGCCCCCTCAAGTAACGGCGGCTCCCCAATAACTGACTATAAGATTCGATACAGCGATGATGATGGTGCATCATTTACACTATTTTCTGACGGTGTAGGCACTGCAACAACTGCCACCGTAACAGGTCTTACAGACGGCGTAACATACGTTTTTACAGTATCTGCTGTCAACTCTGTCGGACAAGGATCAGCTACCATCAGCTCTCCTGTGGAATCTGGTAGCACAGAAACTGGGTCTACTGAAGGTCTCTTTGAATCAATTGAGATTGCAGTTACAATGGGACCAATAGAAAATTCTGTTCATCCTGTAATCCCTGCTAATAGTAAGAACCCAAATATTGTGTGTCCAGACATTCAGATATTCTTTATCGACGATGACAATGAGACTGTATTTGAAGGCATCAGCGTAATAAGAGATCCTGCTGGTGACACTGCTAGTTTGTGTGCATATGTTGTTACCTTGCAACACTTTTCAGTTTATGGCATTAAACCTGTTGTGAGGACATCATCATCATCTGATGCCATCTCTACGGGGCTAGGATCTGGCAATGTACCTCTACCTCCTAATATTACCGGAATGTCAATGTATTCTTTTGAAGAGCCAACAATCAACGAAAACGGTCAGCTTGTATTTAGAAAACTTGGAAGCTATGTGCCCTTGGAAACATTTGATGATACAAAACCAACGGTATCTTTGCTGGCAAATGAGTCATCGCAATTTGCATTGAGAATTGTTGATCCTAATGGGCCTAACTTTACATCTCATGTGGGTCTTTACATGAATCTTCATGGCGGGATAGATAAGAGCCAAAGTGATACGTACATCACATGGCAAAAAGGCGACATTGTGGTAATCGAAGATGCCCAAGGATTCATGAAAGACGTTGATGTCACTACAAGACATGAGGGCAATGTTTTGTGGGTTTTATTTAATGTGGACTTTGTAAAACCGATGGATGTGTCTGACATCTTAATTGACGTGTGGAATGAACACAAAGCATCAAGTACCAAAATTGCTCGTAATGTCCTTCAAGTTGTTGATGTGATTCCGGATCTTGTGCAATTGGAAGCTGGTTCTGATGATGTGCTGCAGAGTACAAAATTCTATGTGGTAGAATCTGTAGATCGTAACTGTGATAATTGCGCGGCTCCATTTGATATTGAGATAAATAAAAACAGTATTGTATGGAAGAACGCAAGTCCTGATATTAGAACTGTTATTAGCGGAGATCAGATAAAGGGATTTGATGGTAACTTTAAGAGTTCTTTTATCCTAAAAGACAATTCATATTCTACTAAATTCTCCAAATCTGGATATTATACATACTATGACATATTAGATGACAACTTTGCTGGAACTATGATTGTTGATTTGGGCAGTGCTCCAATCACTGACTCTCGACTCTTTGAGACACCTTCAATGCCATTTGGTTATGTGCCTGCACGCATAATTGCAAGTTCAGAAAAAGGTACATTAAATGCAGATTTCACTACAGATGGAGTAATTGAACTATTTGGTAAAATACATAATGTAAATACCAGACAAGTTGTCCTGCTGGATATCTCCAAACCTGATTCATCAGTTGAGACGCTAAAAATCACATCTACTGATGAGGGACAGTATGGTTTAGTGATGGATATCTCTGAATCTTGGAAGCCAGGTCTTTACACAATTACTGCAACTACTCATGAACAACTTGGCATTCTCTATATGCTGTTTGATGGGAAAAACATTGTGCCTAAATTCACTACTGTGATATCTGATATTGAATCTCGTTCTGTAATTGATGATGTGGCTTTGTCTCCATTACATCTAAAACATGTAGAATCTCTCAGCAAAGGTGGCAAATTGCTTGAAATTGAAGGGTCACTAGATCTTGATTTTAACCGAGTTGATCTTTATCTGGAAACTCCAGACGGTGTCGTGGAAAATCATGGTGCTTTGTTAAATTCGAAGAATTACTATTGGGTACCTATAACGAAATCAGAATGGGCACCTGGAGACTATGAAGTGACCTTGGCAGTTCAAGGCAATAAGATACTCTCTGAGAGTTTTTCTGTATCTGAACCTGTGATAAGTAAAACAGACTTGGAGTTGGCATTTGAGAGTGAAAGATTGTCAAGACCCATATCTGCAATAACTACAAGTATTGAATCTGAAATAACACTTCCACGGTTTGATGTGGATGTTAGACACAATGAGGTATCTACATCTTCTGATATTGGGGAGTTTAACGTCAATATACCTGATATCAATGTACTGCGAGACTCTATGTTCTTTTCTGGAAAAGTGAATCCGTTAGAAAAACAACGCGGATTCGTAGATATATCATTGACGAGACCTAATGGTGAAATCGATCTGCTGACAACACCGATTACTCGAAATGGTAACTTTGAAACACAACTACTTGAGTCATGGCAAACTGGCGAATATCTCATTGATGCAGAATACGGTGGTAACACGATTGGTTCTGTGGTATTTTACCTTGGTGAGACTGCTGAAAAGATTCAATCTGAATTGTGTGATGGAGATAACTGTTCATCAATCACACCCAAATCCAAAGTAATCGAGTCCAAAGTGTTTGCTACAGTTGACTGGTATAATCCAATCATAGTGGACATATCTGGAATCATATCGGACTTTGATAGTGGAGGCAAGATTGAAATTTTAATCATCAAACCAGATAACACTGTTGCAAAGCTGAAAATAACCCCATCTGCAACTGGAGAATTTAATGTACCTGCATTGTACAATGAACGCTGGACAGATGGAACGTACACCGTCGTCGTTCTGTATCAGGGACATGAGCTGTCTCGAGATACATTCTCACGTTGA